The bacterium region TCAAGGGGCTGTGCGCGAAAATGCAATTTTTGTTCGGAAAGACTGCTTTATAAAGGTTTCAGGTCAAGGCCCGTTGGAAATGTCATCAATGAAATAAAATTTCATTCACAAAACGGCATTAAATATTTTGTGTTTTTTGATTCAATGCTGAACGCGGACCTTAAAAAATTTGAGGGGCTTCTTGATGCCGTAATTTCCAATTTTGGGAATATTTTGTGGGAGGCGCAGATCGCGGTCAGAAACGACATGGATATGCGAATATTCGAAAAAATGAAAAAAAGCGGCTGCTACAATCTCTTCATAGGCCTTGAATCCGGTTCAGACAAAACTCTAAAAAATATGAATAAGGGATTTACATCAAAAGGCGCTGAAGAATTCTTCAGGAAACTCAAAGAGGCGGGACTTTTTTTTGGAATAAGCCTGATTACCGGTTACCCGGGTGAAACAGAAGAAGATTTCAAAGAAAGCCTTGATTTTGTCATTAAAAATAAAAATCTAATCCCGAAAATCGAACAGATTAATCCTTTCACCTATTATGACGGGACAAACACGGATAAAAAAGCCGATTATAAATTAAACAAGGAATCCATGCGAAGAATGGAGATTTTTGTTGAAGAAATCAAAAAACACAATTTCAAATACATAAATGCGTTCCTGGGGAACCTGGTTGAAAAAATATAAAATTTTACAAAAATGCCGGAAATCAACGAAATAAAAATCCAGAGAATTCTAAACCCTACCGCCATTGACCTTGGCGAGTATGTGATTAATCCTTTCATGGGATGCGAGTATGCCTGTTTATACTGTTATGTGCGTTCAAACCGGGTAATAAGCAAAAAAAATAAACCATGGGGCGAATACGTGGATGTCCGGGTAAACGCGCCTGAATTGCTTGAAAAGGAATTAAAATCAAAAAACCCGAAAACCGTTTTATTAGGCTCCACGACTGAATGTTTTCAGCCGGCAGAGGCTGGATACGGGATTACAAAAAGGCTTATTGAGATTTTAAATAATCACGGTGTATATTATGTGATATTGACGCGTTCACCTTATATCGTGAATTATATCGATTTATTAAAAAAAGGATTTTGTAAAAGGATTTATTTCACGGTAAACAACTTCGGGCAAAATTTTAAAAACAAGCTCGAGCCAAACAGCCCGCCGTTTAATTTAAGAATCGAGGCGGTAAATTCACTTCTTGATGAGAATATTACCGTGGTCCCCTACTTCTCGCCGGTGCTCCCCTGGATATCCGATTTCGGGGAAATTTTTCCCGTGATAAAACATTTTAAATCCATGGAATTTGAATGCCTGAATTTTAACCTGAAAAATATAGACGTAATAATAAAAAATATCGGAGAGATAGATACATCAATAATGGAACAATATAAAAAGATGATAGAATCCAAAATGTTTTACGATAAAGTATGGTTTGACATTAAAAATAAAATCGTGGGATACGCAAAAAGTTCCGGCGCGGATTTTAACGTCCATGTCCACAATTTTGGCGGGTATTTTGAAAACAAATATAAGAATATTTGATAAAAAACTTTTGATCTTTTAACTTCTTTTTATTTTTTCCTGTTTCACTCGCGGTGCTCTGTTGTATTAAAAGTATATGACT contains the following coding sequences:
- a CDS encoding radical SAM protein; the encoded protein is MTKGILLLSILPPFWPKMPPLGILYLKEYLNSKGVTADILDLNNFFYNLAGMNNHSPLLQKSWTVSCNTFLEKNVLSIIKTNFPGDFNDCVNKILEYDMAGFSCFKSNYKTTIEVIKILKSRKSGIKIVLGGPEIARQYFKTDGKFNDEILNLADLLIAGEGEKPLYDFIAGVNNHPPLPTRNNVSKFIQLEDLKCLPFPRFNGIGLKSYPKNNAVPVLFSRGCARKCNFCSERLLYKGFRSRPVGNVINEIKFHSQNGIKYFVFFDSMLNADLKKFEGLLDAVISNFGNILWEAQIAVRNDMDMRIFEKMKKSGCYNLFIGLESGSDKTLKNMNKGFTSKGAEEFFRKLKEAGLFFGISLITGYPGETEEDFKESLDFVIKNKNLIPKIEQINPFTYYDGTNTDKKADYKLNKESMRRMEIFVEEIKKHNFKYINAFLGNLVEKI
- a CDS encoding radical SAM protein, yielding MPEINEIKIQRILNPTAIDLGEYVINPFMGCEYACLYCYVRSNRVISKKNKPWGEYVDVRVNAPELLEKELKSKNPKTVLLGSTTECFQPAEAGYGITKRLIEILNNHGVYYVILTRSPYIVNYIDLLKKGFCKRIYFTVNNFGQNFKNKLEPNSPPFNLRIEAVNSLLDENITVVPYFSPVLPWISDFGEIFPVIKHFKSMEFECLNFNLKNIDVIIKNIGEIDTSIMEQYKKMIESKMFYDKVWFDIKNKIVGYAKSSGADFNVHVHNFGGYFENKYKNI